One region of Oryzias latipes chromosome 6, ASM223467v1 genomic DNA includes:
- the ireb2 gene encoding iron-responsive element-binding protein 2, producing MALATQIKEHPYSHVIDTLKDGKIKFFNPLKLNDPRYDRLPLSIRVFLEAAIRNCDGFYTTEGDVENILDWQQQQDKAEVPFTPARVLLQDFTGIPAMVDLAAMRDAVAKHGEDPSLVNPKCPTDLIVDHSLQIDFSKCAIQNAPNPGGGESATPSLAPPRSVPSRLPSRGGSHCGGQQGSCSKAACSDPPASSGGRPAAVQQIENTPLLCPFHLKPVSETETAVKNQEMELIRNKERLQFFKWCSKAFKNVNVVPPDVGAVHQVNLEYLSRVAQVSDGVIYPDSVVGTDSHTTMINGLGILGWGVGGIESEAVMLGQPVSLTLPQVVGCKLVGSINPLSTSIDIVLGITKHLRQAGIAGRFVEFFGPGVSQLSAPDRTTIANMCPEYNATVSFFPIDRVTLKHFKKTNFSHEKLELMESYVKAVKLFRSYEEPPEDVQYSEVIEINLSSMVPHVSGPKRPQDRVAVSNMKADFQSCLEEKVGFKGFHISKEKQETRVPFLHCGQEYQLVHGSVVIAAVISCTNNCNPSVMLTAGLLAKKAVEAGLTVKPYIRTSLAPGSGMVTHYLNSSGVLPYFSQLGFQVIGYGCATCVGNTAPLPDAVVDAIKQGDLVTCGLLSGNRHFEGRLCDCVRANYLASPPLVVAYAIAGTVGIDFEKEPLGLSSSGKEVYLSDIWPSREEVQQTEEDTVISSVFKDLRGRMEKGNTFWNNIESPDSVVFPWDPKSTYIRCPPFFSKLSKELPAPQSIENAHALLFLGDKVSTDHISPAGSIARASTAAKYLQSRRLTPREFNSYGARRGNDAVMTRGTFASIKLLNRFIGKPSPKTLHIPSGQTLDVFEAADRYQRDGVPLVILAGKEYGSGNSRDWVAKGPYLLGVRAVIAESFEKLHKSQLVGMGIMPLQFLPGQSADSLELSGKERFSIVLPESLSPRQQLTVKTSKGTSFSVTALFDSQIDVIIFQHGGLLRYVAQTFLRSGSQPRAGAAERPPCP from the exons ATGGCGCTCGCTACCCAAATCAAAG AGCACCCATACTCTCATGTCATCGACACGCTGAAAGATGGCAAGATCAAATTCTTCAACCCGCTGAAACTCAACGATCCGAGATACG ACCGGCTGCCTCTGTCCATCCGTGTCTTTCTGGAGGCAGCGATACGCAACTGCGATGGCTTTTATACCACAGAGGGCGACGTGGAGAACATCTTGgactggcagcagcagcaggataaAGCCGAAGTGCCTTTCACTCCGGCACGAGTCCTTCTGCAGGACTTCAC TGGCATTCCTGCCATGGTGGACCTGGCAGCCATGAGGGACGCCGTGGCTAAACACGGCGAAGACCCCAGTTTGGTCAACCCTAAATGCCCCACAGACCTGATTGTAGATCACTCATTACAGATTGATTTCAGCAAATG TGCCATACAGAATGCTCCAAACCCCGGTGGAGGGGAAAGTGCGACCCCCAGCCTGGCTCCTCCTCGCTCTGTGCCCTCCAGGCTTCCATCCAGAGGCGGCTCACATTGCGGAGGCCAGCAGGGCTCCTGTAGCAAAGCCGCCTGTAGCGACCCGCCGGCCTCCTCAGGAGGACGTCCAGCAGCAGtccagcagattgagaacacgcCTCTTCTCTGCCCCTTCCACCTAAAGCCTGTGTCTGA aacTGAAACGGCTGTGAAGAATCAGGAAATGGAACTGATAAGAAACAAGGAGAGGCTTCAGTTCTTTAAG TGGTGCTCCAAAGCATTCAAGAACGTGAACGTGGTTCCTCCAGACGTGGGTGCGGTTCATCAGGTCAATTTAGAGTACCTGTCGCGGGTGGCGCAGGTCAGCGACGGTGTGATCTACCCGGACAGTGTGGTGGGAACAGACTCCCACACCACCATGATCAACGGGCTGGGGATCCTAGGATGGG GCGTGGGGGGAATTGAGTCAGAAGCCGTGATGCTCGGCCAGCCCGTGTCTCTGACTCTCCCTCAGGTGGTGGGCTGTAAACTGGTGGGCTCCATCAACCCTCTCAGCACATCCATAGACATCGTGCTGGGCATCACAAAG CACTTGCGGCAGGCTGGCATCGCTGGGAGGTTCGTTGAGTTCTTCGGACCCGGAGTCTCCCAGCTGTCGGCTCCTGACCGGACCACCATCGCCAACATGTGCCCGGAGTACAACGCCACCGTCAGCTTCTTCCCCATCGACCGAGTCACACTCAAGCACTTTAAAAAGACAA ATTTCAGCCATGAAAAACTTGAATTGATGGAGTCTTACGTGAAGGCAGTCAAACTTTTCCGAAGCTATGAAGAACCTCCGGAAGACGTCCAGTATTCCGAG GTTATCGAGATCAACCTGAGCTCCATGGTGCCCCACGTCAGTGGCCCCAAAAGGCCCCAAGACAGGGTGGCGGTCAGTAACATGAAGGCAGACTTTCAGAGTTGTCTGGAAGAGAAG GTGGGCTTTAAAGGTTTCCACATTTCCAAGGAGAAGCAGGAGACTCGGGTCCCCTTCCTGCACTGCGGTCAGGAGTACCAGCTGGTGCACGGCTCGGTGGTCATCGCCGCCGTCATCAGCTGCACCAATAACTGCAATCCGTCTGTCATGCTGACTGCAG GTCTTCTGGCCAAAAAGGCCGTGGAAGCCGGCCTCACTGTCAAGCCTTACATCCGGACCAGTCTGGCTCCTGGAAGTGGGATGGTCACTCACTACCTCAACAGCAGCGGCGTTCTGCCTTACTTCAGTCAGCTGGG GTTTCAGGTGATCGGTTACGGCTGTGCCACCTGCGTTGGAAACACAGCACCGTTACCGGACGCCGTCGTGGACGCCATCAAACAG GGGGATCTGGTGACCTGCGGTCTGTTGTCCGGCAACAGGCACTTTGAAGGACGCCTGTGCGACTGCGTGCGTGCCAACTACCTGGCCTCCCCTCCCCTGGTGGTGGCTTACGCCATTGCGGGCACTGTGGGAATCGACTTTGAGAAGGAGCCGTTAG GTTTATCTTCAAGCGGAAAGGAGGTGTATCTTAGTGATATCTGGCCGTCCAGAGAGGAGGTCCAGCAGACGGAGGAGGACACGGTCATCTCCTCTGTCTTCAAGGATCTCAGGGGAAGGATGGAG AAAGGGAACACGTTTTGGAACAACATTGAAAGTCCAGACTCGGTGGTTTTCCCGTGGGATCCCAAGTCCACGTACATCCGTTGTCCACCTTTCTTCAGCAAGCTG AGCAAAGAGCTCCCCGCTCCTCAGTCCATAGAGAACGCTCACGCCTTACTCTTCCTCGGGGACAAAGTGAGCACCGACCACATCTCGCCAGCGGGCAGCATCGCCAGGGCCAGCACCGCCGCCAAATACCTGCAGAGCAGACG GCTGACCCCGCGGGAGTTCAATTCGTACGGCGCTCGCAGAGGAAACGATGCGGTGATGACCAGAGGCACGTTTGCCAGCATCAAGCTCCTGAATCGGTTCATCGGGAAGCCAAGCCCGAAGACTTTGCACATTCCTTCAGGCCAGACG CTGGATGTCTTTGAAGCAGCGGACCGCTACCAGAGAGATGGCGTTCCCCTGGTTATCCTGGCAGGAAAGGAGTACGGCTCTGGGAATTCCAGGGACTGGGTTGCCAAAGGGCCCTATTTGctt GGCGTGCGAGCGGTCATCGCCGAAAGCTTCGAGAAGCTCCACAAGTCCCAGCTGGTGGGGATGGGCATCATGCCGCTTCAGTTCCTGCCCGGCCAGAGCGCCGACTCGCTGGAGCTCAGCGGGAAGGAGCGCTTCAGCATCGTCCTGCCAGAGAGCCTGAGTCCCAGGCAGCAGCTCACCGTTAAG ACCAGCAAAGGAACGTCCTTCTCCGTCACCGCACTCTTCGACTCTCAGATAGATGTCATCATTTTCCAACACGGGGGGCTTCTTCGGTACGTCGCCCAGACTTTTCTCAGAAGTGGCTCGCAGCCCAGAGCCGGTGCGGCCGAGCGCCCTCCATGTCCATAA